The bacterium genome contains the following window.
ACGCAATTTTATAACATGGCGGATTAAAATACTCTATAAAATCAACAGAATTTTTATCCCAGCATGAGGCAAGCCACATAATCCCTTTTTTTGTACAATAATCATCGATTTCTTCATAATCTTCAAATTTTAATTCAAGACCTCTTTTTAAATCGCCGTTTGTTTCTCCAAAATGATTGGGTCTTTGCATGGCGAGTTCTTCGGGGGTATAAACAAAATCAACTGTTCTTTTTTGGAATTTAACCGCATCACATCCTGACGAAGCAGCGATATCAATCAGTTTTTTCGCGGTTTTCACACAACCGTTGTGATTAATCCCTATCTCAGCAATTACAAAACAAGGTTGTCCCTTTCCGATTAATTTATTGCCTACTTTTACTGTTTTACCCATATACTCGCTTTACCCCCGTTCATTAAATAGCAGACGTCCCCTTTTGTAACCGTTTGACTCTTTAAGTTTTTTAAACTTTTATTGTCCTTATAGACGTATTTAATATATTAACACTCTTGAGTTTGAAATTCTTGCATTATTTAGATGAAAAATAAAAAACAAAAAATGAATATAACTTATTGATAGTTAATTAATAAAACAAATTGTTTTTGATTTAACAAAAGTTTAAATATGTTCTAAAAAATTTTATTTTGATTATAATAATATTGTTAATTTATTAATTAATGGTTTTTATTTAAGGGAATTGATAAAAAATCGTCCCTGTGAAAGGAGAAATTGATGAAAGTAAAGATTGAAGATGGTTGTATAGCTTGTGGTGCTTGCGAATCTATTTGCGAAGCAGTTTTCACAGTAGAAGATATTGCTGTGGTTAATGAAGCTAATATCGCCGGCAACGAAGAATGTGTTAAAGAAGCTGCAGAAGCTTGTCCTGTAAGTGTAATCGTTATTGAGTAATAATATTAAGTATTAAATTAATAACAAATTGAAATTAAAAAGTCTCCGCAATAAACAGCGGGGACTTTTTAATAGATTTAGGATATTTTCG
Protein-coding sequences here:
- a CDS encoding ferredoxin gives rise to the protein MKVKIEDGCIACGACESICEAVFTVEDIAVVNEANIAGNEECVKEAAEACPVSVIVIE